The Thunnus albacares chromosome 11, fThuAlb1.1, whole genome shotgun sequence genome contains a region encoding:
- the LOC122991910 gene encoding uncharacterized protein LOC122991910, producing the protein MTLALLRYLAAAGVKVSKSKLQLWSQEVKYLGYTLTPEGRVLDEQRKTTILQLPQPTTKREMMSFLGTCNFCRLWIANYAEIAQPLQNMIYGKAMAASDKVVWTEEGEQAFTKLKQLIASSSVLALPNMKKDFIQTVDCKNGFMTSVLLQEYGDKLRPVAFYSSRLDPVSRALPGCLQAVVAAAMAVQTSAALVLFRPLTLRVPHAVSLLLLEHKHSHMSPARHLSCIATLLGQPNLTIERCTALNPATLLPTPVEGIPHDCVAITDELTLPRADLIDTPLPDADIVMFVDGSASKHVDGINRVGYAVVTLHEVLESGALPSNFSAQAAELVALSAACRLGKDKKVTIWTDSQYAFSTLFTFAQQWRNRGMITSTGRPVTHKDLLLKLLDEIQLPAKVAVCKCVAHTNNTDSVSRGNRKADEAAKKAARGSVSHSFSVQIDKAQVTTDFLMDMQHSSPKQEKQFWKTKGVSQDADGLYI; encoded by the coding sequence atgactttggcCTTGTTGAGATATCTAGCTGCAGCTGGTGTTAAAGTCTCTAAGTCTAAACTCCAGCTGTGGAGTCAGGAGGTGAAATATTTAGGCTACACGCTAACTCCTGAAGGCCGTGTGTTGGatgagcagagaaaaacaactattCTGCAGTTACCACAGCCTACAACAAAGCGAGAGATGATGTCTTTTCTTGGTACTTGCAATTTCTGCAGGTTATGGATTGCTAATTATGCCGAAATTGCACAACCATTACAGAATATGATTTATGGTAAAGCAATGGCTGCTTCAGATAAGGTGGTGTGGACCGAGGAGGGCGAGCAGGCTTTCACAAAGTTAAAACAGTTGATAGCTTCTTCGTCTGTACTTGCCTTACCTAACATGAAAAAGGATTTCATACAAACAGTGGATTGCAAAAATGGTTTTATGACATCTGTCCTGTTACAGGAGTATGGGGATAAATTAAGACCTGTTGCCTTCTACTCCTCCAGACTTGACCCAGTAAGCAGAGCCCTGCCCGGATGCTTGCAGGCAGTGGTGGCAGCGGCTATGGCAGTGCAGACCTCAGCTGCTTTGGTTTTGTTTAGGCCACTGACTCTTAGAGTGCCACATGCTGTCTCTTTGCTATTACTggaacacaaacattcacacatgtCACCAGCAAGACACTTATCTTGCATAGCCACATTGTTAGGCCAGCCAAACTTGACCATTGAGAGATGTACGGCTTTGAATCCAGCTACGCTCCTTCCAACACCTGTAGAAGGGATTCCTCATGATTGTGTGGCAATCACCGACGAATTAACCCTACCTCGCGCTGATTTGATTGACACGCCTTTACCTGATGCAGACATTGTGATGTTTGTAGATGGTTCTGCAAGTAAACATGTAGATGGGATTAACAGAGTTGGTTATGCTGTAGTTACACTGCATGAAGTTTTAGAGTCTGGAGCTTTGCCTTCTAATTTCTCTGCCCAAGCAGCAGAATTAGTTGCATTGTCAGCTGCGTGcaggttagggaaagataaGAAGGTCACGATCTGGACAGACAGTCAATATGCCTTTTCCACTTTGTTTACCTTTGCACAGCAGTGGAGGAACCGAGGAATGATAACATCCACAGGTCGGCCAGTAACACATAAGGATTTACTGTTGAAATTACTTGATGAAATACAGCTGCCTGCTAAGGTCGCTGTCTGCAAGTGTGTGGCACATACAAACAATACAGACAGTGTGTCTCGTGGGAACAGGAAGGCAGATGAAGCAGCAAAGAAAGCAGCTCGCGGGAGTGTTAGTCATTCTTTCTCTGTACAGATTGACAAAGCTCAAGTAACCACTGACTTTTTAATGGACATGCAACATAGCTCTCctaaacaagaaaaacagttttggaagACTAAGGGAGTTAGTCAAGACGCAGATGGACTTTACATCTGA